GGCACCGGCTGGCAGCAATAAACCTGCGGCGGCGGCCGAGCACAGTAATAAACCGTAGGTCATGCCATGGTAGGAAAGGCGTTGGCGTAGCTTGATAGGAAGGCGCATAGGTGGTGAAGCCCTGTAGGTAGCGTCGTGATTACCTGTAGGGCCGGGCCAGGTATAAAAAAGATAACCCCCTGTGGATTATTTTTTCTTTCAGCCCAGGTGCGTGACCGCGACCCAATAGCGGCTGAAATATTTCACCTGTATCGGCAGCGTGGCTTGCAGGTTAGCCAGTACCGCGTCGGTGGAATCCAGGCGGAACGTCCCGGAGACTCGCAAGCGTGCCGAAGCCGAATCGCATCGCAGAACGCCAGGGCGGTAGCGCGCAAGGTCGGCAAGCAGATCCCCAAGGCGAGCGTCGAGAACGATGACCTGACCATCGACCCACGCCGCTTGCGTGCGGCGATAGAAATGACTGGGCCGCACATTTTCCCGATCGAAGTCAGCACTCTCACCGGCACTGAGTAATCGCTTGTGATCCGGCGTGTCGGCAGGCGAGAGACTCACTTGGTCTTCCAGCACACCCACCCGAGTTGAGCCCGTTAGTTGACGCACGGTAAACCGAGTCCCCAATGCCTGGACCCGGCCTTCGCGAGTTTCGACGTAAAAAGGCGTTTGCCCACCTGGTTTGCCGGTGTGGATAAGTACTTCACCGTCGCGCAGGCGGATCAGACGCTGGCGTTGATCAAACACCACATCAATTGCAGTGCTGGTGTTCAGATCAATCTGAGTACCGTCAGCCAGCTCGATGCGCCGGCGTTCACCGACGCGTGTTCGATAATCCGCCCAGAAATTGCCCACAGCCGTGTGTTGTTGGACATTGAAGCCCAGACAGCCGGTGGCGCCCAATACCAACATCCACTTGAGCACTTGGCGCCGTTGTTGCGTAGCCGATAAAGCGCGACGCGTGAAATCCTGGGGCAGGGCGCCGAGGCTGCGCTGTAATTGCTCCAACTGGTTCCATGCCGCTTGGTGAGAGGGGTCGCGGTTGAGCCATTGCTGCCAGGCATGCCGTTCGGCCGGGGTAGGCACCTGCGCTTGAAACTGCACATACCAGCTGGCAGCCGCCTCGAAAACCTTGCGATCCGGCGCGGGCATTATAGGGTCGCCATGATCAATGAGAATTCGGTGAGCGCACGGATCATGTGCTTCTTGACCGTCGTCAGCGATACCTGCAACTGCTGGGCGATCTGTTGATAAGTCAGACCTTCAATCTGCGACAGCATGAAAATATGGCGTGTCCGCCGCCCCAATTCCGACAAGGCTTTATCCACAGCCACCAGGGTTTCGATGATGATTGCCTTGTCTTCTTCACTGATGGCTGTGGCTTCAGGACGCTCGGCCAATGACTGTTTATAAGCCTGTTCAATGGCCGATCGACGATAGCGGTCAATCACCAAACCCCTGGCGATTGTGGCCAGGTAATCACGCGGTTCGAGGATTTGCCCTGCATGGCGACCGCCCAGGATACGCACGAAGGTGTCATGTGCCACATCGGCTGCATCGCAAGCGTTGTGCAACTTGCCTTTAAGCCACCCGTGCAGCCATGAATGGTGCTGCTCATAGATGTGCTGGACGGCAGCCGTGTGTGAAGGAAAGGGCATAGGGCGCGACAGGATAGGTTAATGATAATCGCTATTATTAACTGCGCCGCTGAATTCTCACAATAGCTCTGCTTTTTTTAGATCCATGCACCGAATCGAAAGCTTTGGTGGCCTTGCCATGACCTCAAGGCGGGATTTCTGTGGATTAAGCCCTGTGAATAACCGCACCTGTGCCCAGTTGATAACAGGGCCTGAAACCTGAGTAAAAACCCCTCTGTGGATAACCACCCCTTTAATCCACAGGCTTAAAGCACTTATCCAAGGGCCTCATTGGCACATGACCACAGACTTTTGAATCTCTGTACACAAGATAAATAAAGGCCTGTAGAGATCTATCCACAGAAATGATGCTCAGTAGAAATAAACATAAAAACAAAGATCTTATAAATTTCTTCTTTTTTAATTTCTATTGTCTGTGATTCATCCACAGCTGGTTAAATTTTGTGCAAAGGGTTCTTTAGGAAGGGCTAAGTCCCTATACTTGCCGCCAAAGCTCTAAAACTCTTTCAACAAACAATTCCTGATTACCTACATAAGCAGGCACGAGGTGCGTGGTGGATTTCCCTTCCCGTTTTGAAGTGATCGTCATCGGCGGCGGTCATGCCGGTACCGAGGCAGCACTGGCGTCAGCACGCATGGGCGTTAAAACCCTGTTGCTGACGCATAACGTGGAAACCCTCGGTGCCATGAGTTGCAACCCCGCGATCGGTGGGATCGGCAAAAGCCATCTGGTTAAAGAAATTGATGCCCTTGGCGGTGTCATGGCCATGGCTACTGACAAAGGTGGTATTCAATTTCGCGTGCTCAACAGCCGCAAAGGCCCGGCCGTACGCGCTACTCGGGCACAGGCCGACCGCATCCTCTACAAGGCTGCGGTGCGTGAAACCCTGGAAAACCAGCCGAACCTGTGGATATTTCAACAAGCTGCCGATGACCTGATCGTCGAACAGGACGTGGTGAAGGGTGTTGTTACCCAGATGGGCCTGCGTTTCTTCGCAGAATCCGTGGTGTTGACCACCGGTACATTCCTCGGCGGACTTATCCACATCGGTATGCAGAACTATTCCGGCGGTCGCGCCGGTGACCCGCCGTCGATTGCCTTGGCAAAGCGCCTGCGTGAATTGCCGCTGCGTGTCGGTCGCCTAAAAACCGGAACCCCGCCACGTATCGACGGGCGTTCTGTGGATTTCTCGGTAATGACCGAGCAAGCCGGTGATACACCGATCCCGGTCATGTCGTTCATGGGCAACAAAGAACAGCACCCGAAACAGGTGAGCTGCTGGATTACCCATACCAACGCCCGCACCCACGAAATCATTGCCGCGAACCTCGACCGTTCGCCGATGTATTCCGGGGTGATCGAAGGTATCGGCCCGCGTTATTGCCCATCGATCGAAGACAAGATCCATCGCTTTGCCGACAAGGAAAGCCACCAGGTCTTCATCGAGCCGGAAGGCTTGACCACCCATGAGCTGTACCCGAACGGGATTTCCACATCCTTGCCGTTCGACGTGCAAATTCAGATCGTGCAGTCGATTCGCGGTATGGAAAACGCGCACATCGTGCGTCCGGGCTACGCCATCGAATACGACTACTTCGACCCGCGTGACCTGAAGTACAGCCTCGAAACCAAAGTCATCGCCGGTCTGTTTTTCGCTGGCCAAATCAATGGCACCACCGGTTACGAAGAAGCCGGCGCCCAAGGTTTGCTGGCCGGGACCAACGCTGCATTGCGCGCGCAGGGCAAAGACAGCTGGTGCCCGCGTCGCGATGAAGCGTACATCGGCGTATTGGTTGATGACCTGATTACCCTTGGCACCCAGGAACCGTACCGGATGTTCACTTCCCGGGCGGAATACCGTTTGATCCTGCGCGAAGACAACGCCGACCTGCGCCTGACCGAAAAAGGTCGCGAACTGGGTCTGGTCGATGACGCGCGTTGGGCAGCCTTCTGCAAAAAACGCGAAAGCATCACGCTCGAAGAGCAACGCCTGAAAAGTACCTGGGTTCGCCCCGGCACTGAGCAGGGCGATGCGATTGCGGAAAAATTCGGCACGCCGCTGACCCACGAATACAACCTGCTGAACCTGCTGTCGCGTCCAGAAATCGACTACGCTGGTCTGGTCGAAGTGACCGGCCAGGGAGCAGAAGACCCGCAGGTTGCCGAGCAGGTCGAGATCAAGACCAAATACGCCGGTTACATTGACCGCCAACAGGACGAGATCGCTCGTCTGCGCGCCAGTGAAAACACCAAGCTGCCTGTGGATATCGATTACACCGGGATTTCCGGGTTGTCGAAAGAAATCCAAAGCAAGCTGGGGATAACTCGGCCGGAGACGCTGGGCCAGGCTTCGCGTATTCCCGGCGTCACACCAGCAGCCATTTCGCTGTTGATGATTCATTTGAAAAAACGCGGCGCGGGCCGTCAGTTGGAGCAAAGCGCTTGAGTTCGTTGGTCACCTCGCAACACGCCGAAGAGTTATCCACAGGTGCACGCCAGTTGGGCGTGGACCTGACCGCAGCCCAGCACGAATTGCTGCTGGGCTATCTGGCCCTGTTGATCAAGTGGAACAAGGCTTACAACCTGACTGCGGTGCGTAACCCTGACGAAATGGTGTCGCGGCATTTGCTCGACAGCTTGAGCGTGATGCCGTTTGTCGAAAACGGCCGTTGGCTTGATGTTGGCAGTGGCGGTGGGATGCCAGGCATTCCGCTGGCGATCCTGTTTCCCGAGTCGCAAGTGACGTGCCTGGACAGCAACGGCAAGAAAACCCGCTTCCTGACCCAGGTAAAACTCGAGCTCAAACTGGACAACCTGCAAGTTATCCACAGTCGCGTAGAAGAGTTCACACCTGAACTGCCCTTCAACGGAATTGTTTCCCGGGCCTTCAGCAGCATGGAGAACTTCAGCAACTGGACGCGCCACTTGGGCGACCTCGACACGCGCTGGCTGGCAATGAAGGGCGTTCATCCAAGCGACGAGCTGTTAGCATTGCCGACAGACTTCCACCTCGATAGCGAACACGCCTTGGCCGTACCCGGTTGCCAAGGCCAACGCCATCTGCTGATACTGCGCCGCACGGCATGATTGGGAACACAAGCAAGAATGGCTAAGGTATTCGCGATAGCGAACCAGAAAGGTGGCGTGGGCAAAACCACCACCTGCATCAACCTCGCAGCATCCCTGGTCGCCACCAAGCGTCGGGTGCTGTTGATCGATCTTGATCCACAGGGCAACGCCACCATGGGTAGCGGTGTGGATAAACACGGCCTGGAAAATTCAGTCTACGACTTGCTGATTGGCGAGTGTGACCTGGCCCAGGCCATGCACTACTCCGAGCACGGTGGTTATCAACTGCTGCCGGCGAACCGCGATTTGACTGCGGCGGAAGTGGTGCTGCTCGAAATGCAGATGAAAGAAAGCCGTCTGCGCAGCGCCTTGGCGCCAATTCGCGAGAACTATGATTACATTTTGATCGACTGCCCACCGTCGCTGTCGATGCTGACGCTCAACGCGTTGGTGGCCGCCGATGGGGTGATTATCCCCATGCAGTGCGAGTACTTCGCGCTGGAAGGTCTGAGTGACCTTGTGGATAACATCAAGCGTATCGCCGAGTTGCTCAACCCGAACCTGCAAATCGAAGGCCTGCTGCGGACCATGTATGACCCGCGCCTTAGCCTGATGAACGATGTGTCGGCGCAGCTCAAGGAACACTTCGGTGATCAGCTCTACGACACGGTGATCCCACGCAACATCCGCCTGGCCGAAGCGCCAAGCTACGGCATGCCCGCGCTGGCGTACGACAAATCATCGCGTGGTGCCATTGCCTACCTGGCACTGGCCGGCGAGATGGTTCGTCGTCAACGCCGCAACTCACGCACCGCTGCAGCCCAGCCAACTTAAGGAATCCCCATGGCCGTCAAGAAACGAGGTCTCGGACGTGGACTGGATGCACTGCTGAGTGGTCCGACTGTCACTTCGCTTGAAGAACAAGCGGTGCAGGCCGACGAGCGCGAGCTGCAACACCTGCCGCTGGACCTGATCCAGCGTGGCAAATACCAGCCACGCCGGGACATGGACCCCCAGGCGCTGGAAGAACTGGCCAACTCGATCAAGGCCCAGGGCGTGATGCAGCCGATTGTGGTGCGCCCGATTGGCGGCGGTCGGTTTGAGATCATCGCCGGCGAACGCCGCTGGCGCGCGAGCCAGCAGGCCGGCAAGGAAACCATCCCGGCAATGGTGCGCGATGTACCGGATGAAACCGCCATCGCCATGGCGTTGATCGAAAACATCCAGCGTGAAGACCTCAACCCGATCGAAGAAGCGATTGCGTTGCAGCGTTTGCAGCAGGAATTCCAGCTGACCCAGCAACAAGTGGCCGACGCGGTGGGTAAATCCCGCGTCACCGTGTCCAATTTGCTGCGTCTGATCGCGTTGCCGGAAGTCATCAAGACCATGTTGTCCCACGGTGACCTGGAAATGGGGCACGCCCGTGCTTTGCTCGGTTTGCCGGAAAATCAACAGGTTGAAGGGGCGCGACACGTTGTCGCACGGGGGCTTACGGTGCGTCAGACGGAGGCGCTGGTTCGCCAGTGGCTGAGCGGCAAACCTGCACCGGTCGAAACCGCCAAACCTGATCCGGATATCGCACGCCTCGAGCAGCGCCTGGCCGAGCGGCTGGGCTCTGCGGTACAAATTCGTCACGGCAAGAAGGGCAAAGGGCAATTGGTCATCGGATATAACTCGCTTGACGAGCTTCAGGGCGT
The window above is part of the Pseudomonas sp. KBS0710 genome. Proteins encoded here:
- a CDS encoding FecR domain-containing protein; translation: MPAPDRKVFEAAASWYVQFQAQVPTPAERHAWQQWLNRDPSHQAAWNQLEQLQRSLGALPQDFTRRALSATQQRRQVLKWMLVLGATGCLGFNVQQHTAVGNFWADYRTRVGERRRIELADGTQIDLNTSTAIDVVFDQRQRLIRLRDGEVLIHTGKPGGQTPFYVETREGRVQALGTRFTVRQLTGSTRVGVLEDQVSLSPADTPDHKRLLSAGESADFDRENVRPSHFYRRTQAAWVDGQVIVLDARLGDLLADLARYRPGVLRCDSASARLRVSGTFRLDSTDAVLANLQATLPIQVKYFSRYWVAVTHLG
- a CDS encoding sigma-70 family RNA polymerase sigma factor; amino-acid sequence: MPFPSHTAAVQHIYEQHHSWLHGWLKGKLHNACDAADVAHDTFVRILGGRHAGQILEPRDYLATIARGLVIDRYRRSAIEQAYKQSLAERPEATAISEEDKAIIIETLVAVDKALSELGRRTRHIFMLSQIEGLTYQQIAQQLQVSLTTVKKHMIRALTEFSLIMATL
- the mnmG gene encoding tRNA uridine-5-carboxymethylaminomethyl(34) synthesis enzyme MnmG codes for the protein MDFPSRFEVIVIGGGHAGTEAALASARMGVKTLLLTHNVETLGAMSCNPAIGGIGKSHLVKEIDALGGVMAMATDKGGIQFRVLNSRKGPAVRATRAQADRILYKAAVRETLENQPNLWIFQQAADDLIVEQDVVKGVVTQMGLRFFAESVVLTTGTFLGGLIHIGMQNYSGGRAGDPPSIALAKRLRELPLRVGRLKTGTPPRIDGRSVDFSVMTEQAGDTPIPVMSFMGNKEQHPKQVSCWITHTNARTHEIIAANLDRSPMYSGVIEGIGPRYCPSIEDKIHRFADKESHQVFIEPEGLTTHELYPNGISTSLPFDVQIQIVQSIRGMENAHIVRPGYAIEYDYFDPRDLKYSLETKVIAGLFFAGQINGTTGYEEAGAQGLLAGTNAALRAQGKDSWCPRRDEAYIGVLVDDLITLGTQEPYRMFTSRAEYRLILREDNADLRLTEKGRELGLVDDARWAAFCKKRESITLEEQRLKSTWVRPGTEQGDAIAEKFGTPLTHEYNLLNLLSRPEIDYAGLVEVTGQGAEDPQVAEQVEIKTKYAGYIDRQQDEIARLRASENTKLPVDIDYTGISGLSKEIQSKLGITRPETLGQASRIPGVTPAAISLLMIHLKKRGAGRQLEQSA
- the rsmG gene encoding 16S rRNA (guanine(527)-N(7))-methyltransferase RsmG, with product MSSLVTSQHAEELSTGARQLGVDLTAAQHELLLGYLALLIKWNKAYNLTAVRNPDEMVSRHLLDSLSVMPFVENGRWLDVGSGGGMPGIPLAILFPESQVTCLDSNGKKTRFLTQVKLELKLDNLQVIHSRVEEFTPELPFNGIVSRAFSSMENFSNWTRHLGDLDTRWLAMKGVHPSDELLALPTDFHLDSEHALAVPGCQGQRHLLILRRTA
- a CDS encoding ParA family protein, whose amino-acid sequence is MAKVFAIANQKGGVGKTTTCINLAASLVATKRRVLLIDLDPQGNATMGSGVDKHGLENSVYDLLIGECDLAQAMHYSEHGGYQLLPANRDLTAAEVVLLEMQMKESRLRSALAPIRENYDYILIDCPPSLSMLTLNALVAADGVIIPMQCEYFALEGLSDLVDNIKRIAELLNPNLQIEGLLRTMYDPRLSLMNDVSAQLKEHFGDQLYDTVIPRNIRLAEAPSYGMPALAYDKSSRGAIAYLALAGEMVRRQRRNSRTAAAQPT
- a CDS encoding ParB/RepB/Spo0J family partition protein, producing MAVKKRGLGRGLDALLSGPTVTSLEEQAVQADERELQHLPLDLIQRGKYQPRRDMDPQALEELANSIKAQGVMQPIVVRPIGGGRFEIIAGERRWRASQQAGKETIPAMVRDVPDETAIAMALIENIQREDLNPIEEAIALQRLQQEFQLTQQQVADAVGKSRVTVSNLLRLIALPEVIKTMLSHGDLEMGHARALLGLPENQQVEGARHVVARGLTVRQTEALVRQWLSGKPAPVETAKPDPDIARLEQRLAERLGSAVQIRHGKKGKGQLVIGYNSLDELQGVLAHIR